The following is a genomic window from Candidatus Jidaibacter acanthamoeba.
ATTTTATGCCAAAGTAGTGTTATTACTTTTAATACTAAATAAAAACTATTAATATATTGTTAATAAGTACTCCTTAATAACAGCTTTATTATTGCAACTTTAGAAGATTTAAACTTTAACTTTTCAGCTTAATTATCGCTATGGTGTGGTTTTTACAAATAATGTCAGTAATATAAATTATTTTTATATGTTAAGGATAATGATATCAATATTAGTTGCTATCGCTACCTTATTAAGTGTACTTTTAGGTTCTCTATTTCCAGTTTTTCCCATATTTTATCTGCGGTGTAAACAGGATACCCGGTGATTATAGCTAATGCTAGGCATGCCCTGTCTCCCAATGATAAGCCTAGAGCTTTAGTCTGAGAAAGCATATTTGCTGTAATATATGCATATTTGTTATCAAAAGGTACTGTGCTAGGGACTAAATGGTCTATTACTTCTTGAATTTTATCTATTTCCATTGCACTTGCTGAGACTAAAAATCTTGCTACCTCAGCAATGTTTACACTAGACATGATTGCATAAGGCAATAAATCCTCTACTACTTCACAACCTTTTTCATCCCCAAGTAAAGCAATCAATGCTGAAGCATCCAATATAATATTCTTATTATCTTCCATTATAAATCCTTAGTTTGATGATTTCTTGATTCTTCAAGCTGAGATTCCTGCCTTCTCATTTTTATAAAACTATCAACTAGAGATCCTTCAGGTTTTTTATACTTTTTGATAAGCTCTTGAGCTTCTCTGATTACTGATTTCATGCTAACCATTTTGATTTCTTCTTCCGTAGCACGTAATGTTAAAGTGTCACCCGGTTTTAAATTCATTTTCTTTCTAATAATAGCAGGTATTAATACTCTACCATGGATGTCTATTTGGGTTCTTATCTCTTGCATAACTTATCTTAATTAGAAGTGATTTGTATTAATATAGCACATTGTTTAAGATGAACCAATAAATAATATTAACTATATTCCACGTAATAAGGCATAACAATAAATAATGGCGCAATATAAGCTGATGGTATATCTCATAAAGCCACCACACTTTCATCTCTTATAAAGGATCCTTTTTGAGAGGAAAAATTTAGAAAGTACTTTTAAGAAAGTTGTAGGTAGGGCGCTGGATTCTAAAATAGATACTAACCTTATAAGCAAAGCTTCCGACCTGTACATGAGCATAAAATCAGAAGTGTTATATACTTGACTCCATACACGGTATCACAACCAATATATTGGGGTGCAATTTTAGGTTCATTATTTATAGAATCCTGGCCGAAAATCATGATTAAAACAAAATAAAATTAAGTTACT
Proteins encoded in this region:
- a CDS encoding type II toxin-antitoxin system VapC family toxin, whose product is MEDNKNIILDASALIALLGDEKGCEVVEDLLPYAIMSSVNIAEVARFLVSASAMEIDKIQEVIDHLVPSTVPFDNKYAYITANMLSQTKALGLSLGDRACLALAIITGYPVYTADKIWEKLEIENLKVHLIR
- a CDS encoding AbrB/MazE/SpoVT family DNA-binding domain-containing protein; the protein is MQEIRTQIDIHGRVLIPAIIRKKMNLKPGDTLTLRATEEEIKMVSMKSVIREAQELIKKYKKPEGSLVDSFIKMRRQESQLEESRNHQTKDL